Proteins encoded together in one Nitrospiria bacterium window:
- the lptF gene encoding LPS export ABC transporter permease LptF, with protein sequence MWKKIDRYFYKELLSPFLINLSFLSALLLIHQLLRLMEPFLTRGASFLFLGKIFLSLLPVFLIITIPVSMLITAMVTFSRFTADGELIALKSAGISLYRILRPLFIFSFITMALTYLISFNTTPWSGTSFKDMALNLLKANATVGLEEGTFNDLSNKLMIYVDHIESDTQLNGIFISDLRKSQEPILIIAKEGLLVSSPTPNLIAFRLTQGTIHHKDKNPKSYERIKFATYDLNFELDPSLDSPSRKQPSLKEIKKMLAESNGEDVQALRYLQEYHRNFSLPFACLVFGLLGAPLGIGFKKSGRLGGFFIGVFVVILYYSIGVFGDILVASKFIPPWFGAWLPNILATIIAPFVIWKFSKRIG encoded by the coding sequence ATGTGGAAAAAAATTGACCGGTATTTTTATAAGGAATTACTATCCCCTTTTCTTATCAATTTAAGCTTTCTTAGCGCTCTTCTTCTAATTCACCAGTTATTAAGATTAATGGAACCCTTCCTTACACGTGGAGCGAGTTTTCTCTTTCTTGGGAAAATTTTTCTTTCTTTACTTCCCGTTTTTTTAATTATAACCATACCCGTATCGATGCTTATCACGGCTATGGTCACATTTAGCCGTTTTACCGCTGATGGAGAATTGATTGCCCTAAAATCTGCGGGAATCAGTCTCTATCGAATCCTTCGCCCCCTTTTTATTTTTTCTTTCATCACCATGGCATTGACTTATCTCATATCGTTTAACACCACCCCATGGAGTGGAACCTCCTTTAAGGATATGGCCCTGAACTTACTCAAGGCCAATGCAACGGTGGGTCTGGAAGAGGGAACTTTTAATGATCTTTCAAATAAATTGATGATATATGTTGATCATATTGAATCAGACACGCAATTAAATGGAATTTTTATTTCCGACCTTAGAAAATCCCAAGAACCCATTTTAATTATCGCCAAGGAAGGTCTCTTGGTTTCTTCCCCAACGCCTAATTTAATTGCATTTCGCCTAACCCAAGGCACGATTCACCACAAGGACAAAAACCCTAAAAGTTATGAACGGATTAAGTTTGCCACCTATGATTTAAACTTTGAGTTAGACCCGTCCCTAGATTCTCCATCAAGGAAACAACCCTCTTTAAAAGAAATTAAAAAAATGCTTGCTGAATCCAATGGGGAGGATGTGCAGGCCTTAAGATACCTTCAAGAATATCACCGAAATTTTTCACTTCCTTTTGCCTGTTTGGTTTTTGGGTTATTGGGTGCCCCCCTTGGAATAGGGTTTAAAAAAAGTGGTCGTTTAGGAGGATTTTTCATTGGTGTTTTCGTGGTCATTCTATATTACAGCATTGGGGTCTTCGGCGATATTTTGGTAGCTTCAAAATTTATCCCCCCTTGGTTTGGGGCATGGTTACCAAATATTCTCGCAACGATTATTGCTCCATTTGTGATTTGGAAATTTTCGAAGCGAATTGGATGA
- the lptG gene encoding LPS export ABC transporter permease LptG, whose translation MNRLTRYLVSELLKFFSICLGALVTLYLTIDSFEKIRVFVTHEATVSNILFYFLLKLPGIVFEMCPIAILLSTFLTLGLISRRNELTAFKTGGINISRIIIPFLVFGLLASLIMLFLNLSLIPSLNRKAQFVRKVLIEKKNPDVFFKQGKLWFKQNQNTIYNIQLIEPAKNQFLGITVYQLGSDFQLLEEIEAKELLYQKGEWILVNGIHRHFLNDGSINFRSFQEEPVILNKTPDEFRQLNLHYQEMTLPELSSYVSRLKKEGYSSTKYAVDLHRKFAFPFSSFIMVVLAIPFALKEGVKTHLTKGIGLSILIGMTYWILFSFILSLGHGGILPPWISAWLSNILFFGLGSFLFIKIGQ comes from the coding sequence ATGAACCGATTAACACGTTATTTGGTTTCTGAGCTTCTAAAATTTTTCTCAATTTGTTTGGGAGCTCTGGTTACCCTTTATTTGACAATAGATTCTTTCGAAAAAATCAGGGTTTTTGTTACCCATGAAGCCACCGTCTCAAACATCCTTTTCTACTTTCTCCTTAAACTCCCAGGTATCGTTTTTGAAATGTGCCCTATCGCCATATTACTTTCTACTTTTTTAACATTGGGTTTGATTTCCCGGCGAAATGAACTCACCGCATTTAAAACCGGAGGAATAAACATTTCCCGGATTATTATTCCGTTTCTGGTTTTTGGGTTGTTGGCCAGTTTGATTATGCTTTTTCTAAATCTCTCCCTCATTCCTTCTTTGAATCGCAAGGCCCAATTTGTTCGGAAGGTCTTAATCGAAAAGAAAAACCCAGATGTGTTTTTCAAACAGGGAAAATTGTGGTTTAAACAAAACCAAAACACCATCTACAATATACAATTAATTGAACCTGCCAAAAATCAATTTTTGGGTATTACCGTTTACCAACTAGGAAGCGATTTTCAGCTTTTGGAAGAAATTGAGGCAAAAGAGTTACTTTACCAAAAAGGAGAATGGATATTAGTCAACGGAATTCATCGACATTTTTTAAATGATGGGAGCATTAATTTTCGTTCTTTTCAAGAAGAGCCGGTCATTTTAAATAAAACCCCAGACGAATTTAGACAATTGAATCTACACTACCAGGAAATGACTCTCCCAGAACTATCCAGCTATGTATCCCGTTTAAAAAAAGAGGGTTACTCTTCCACAAAATATGCGGTTGATCTTCACCGAAAATTTGCTTTTCCTTTTTCGAGTTTTATTATGGTGGTGCTTGCCATTCCCTTTGCTTTGAAGGAAGGGGTGAAAACTCATTTAACCAAAGGGATCGGTTTAAGTATTTTAATTGGCATGACCTATTGGATACTCTTTTCCTTTATTCTTTCCCTTGGGCACGGGGGTATCCTGCCCCCCTGGATTTCAGCCTGGCTTTCAAATATTTTGTTTTTTGGGTTGGGCTCTTTTCTTTTTATAAAAATAGGGCAATAA
- a CDS encoding cobyric acid synthase, with the protein MAKAIMVQGTASFVGKSMLVTALCRIFHQEGIRVAPFKSQNMALNSFVTQKGEEIGYAQSVQAGACDLIPTVHMNPVLLKPDSGKGIQVIVRGKVRGHMAVSEFKGYHDEIFKIIRDSYKKLSEKYDMIVIEGAGSPAEINLMDSDLANMKIAQMADAPVLLITDIDRGGAFASLFGTLELLPQLDRDRVKGLIFNKFRGEIQHLRKGLADLERRCKKPVLGVIPYHEALFLPDEDSVGLEDKPRNITNPQGVSFYGIRIGVVHLPHISNSTDFDSLRREPQISLQFLKGDEDLSELDLLLIPGSKNPIDDLIFLWESGFAKAIKHYAQSGGEIGGICGGYQMLGQSIRDPYFVENRKEQVMGLGLLEVETVLEKDKVTVQVKVEPCSDGPWPQDFALSGYEIHSGKTRVQEGAKPLFKKIEHGGGEVTEKEGAYGKNGLIWGTYLHGLFENDSFRHWFLNEKRKKKAIPESYEKGSFSHRRNTDYESLAQLVKNHIDMNLISKLVS; encoded by the coding sequence ATGGCTAAAGCCATTATGGTTCAAGGAACTGCCTCTTTTGTAGGTAAAAGTATGCTGGTGACCGCTCTGTGTCGAATTTTTCATCAGGAGGGAATCAGGGTTGCTCCTTTTAAATCACAAAACATGGCATTAAATTCCTTTGTGACCCAAAAGGGTGAGGAAATTGGATATGCCCAATCCGTTCAAGCAGGGGCCTGTGATTTAATCCCAACGGTCCATATGAATCCCGTTTTGTTGAAACCCGATTCTGGAAAAGGAATCCAAGTGATCGTTCGGGGTAAGGTCCGCGGCCATATGGCTGTTTCAGAATTCAAAGGGTACCATGATGAAATTTTTAAAATTATAAGAGATTCCTATAAAAAACTTTCTGAAAAGTATGACATGATTGTGATTGAGGGGGCCGGAAGTCCAGCAGAGATAAATTTAATGGATTCCGATTTAGCCAATATGAAGATTGCACAAATGGCGGATGCTCCGGTTCTGTTAATAACCGATATTGATCGGGGAGGGGCTTTTGCTTCTCTGTTTGGGACGTTAGAATTGCTACCCCAGTTGGACCGGGACCGTGTCAAAGGGCTTATTTTTAATAAATTTCGTGGGGAAATTCAACACCTGCGAAAAGGTTTAGCGGATTTAGAACGCCGATGTAAAAAGCCTGTTTTGGGGGTTATTCCCTATCATGAGGCCTTATTCCTGCCGGATGAAGATAGTGTGGGGTTGGAGGATAAACCACGGAATATAACCAACCCTCAAGGGGTTTCTTTTTATGGGATCCGGATCGGAGTGGTTCATTTACCCCACATCTCTAATTCAACTGATTTTGACTCACTTCGACGTGAGCCTCAAATTTCCCTTCAATTTTTGAAAGGCGATGAAGATTTATCGGAATTGGATTTGCTCCTTATCCCCGGAAGTAAAAATCCAATCGATGACCTCATTTTTCTTTGGGAGTCTGGTTTTGCAAAAGCGATTAAACACTATGCGCAATCCGGAGGAGAAATTGGTGGAATTTGTGGTGGATATCAAATGTTGGGACAATCCATCAGGGATCCCTATTTCGTGGAGAATAGGAAAGAGCAGGTAATGGGGTTGGGCCTTTTGGAGGTTGAAACAGTCTTAGAAAAGGACAAGGTGACCGTTCAAGTAAAAGTAGAACCCTGTTCCGACGGGCCTTGGCCACAGGATTTTGCTTTATCCGGTTACGAAATTCATTCTGGAAAAACCAGGGTTCAGGAAGGGGCCAAACCCCTTTTTAAGAAAATTGAGCACGGGGGGGGGGAAGTTACGGAAAAAGAAGGGGCCTACGGAAAAAACGGACTGATCTGGGGGACTTATTTGCATGGGCTATTTGAAAATGATTCTTTCCGGCATTGGTTTTTAAACGAAAAAAGAAAAAAGAAAGCAATTCCTGAATCCTATGAAAAGGGTAGTTTTTCTCACCGGAGGAATACCGATTATGAAAGCTTAGCCCAACTCGTCAAAAACCATATTGACATGAATTTAATTTCAAAACTGGTTTCATAA
- the cbiE gene encoding precorrin-6y C5,15-methyltransferase (decarboxylating) subunit CbiE, with the protein MVNVITLVGVGTDEGKSLPQKTLELINNAQLLVGIQKLTDLFQDAQGEKVPLPNYLDDLVRFLKKNTEKKAVILASTDSNLFGISKYLLRRFSRKDLKIIPHPTSMELAFSAIKEPMEGAVITSVHDIEPSALVKLVREEERIGFFTDPSFSPHDIVQLLVADGQKDYKVFLCQDVNTRRQRIQELPLEPLGRRRFSPLCILILIKKAPSEVVEPITPAWSFGIPDERIAHREGMIIPSEIRAVILSKMQLRSEHLLWEIGGGSGAFSVEASRLIPLREVYVVERDLVQARHLYENIHRFDADIITVIEGEVPDVLKDIPDPDRVLIGAWENSTPRLLKPIYDRLKPGGIMVIHTYSLDILSEAKLFLLENSFDEEDISIMVSRKGRGMNDFQNTFHPTFLLVSKKEPIES; encoded by the coding sequence ATGGTCAATGTCATTACACTAGTTGGCGTAGGTACAGACGAGGGAAAGAGCCTCCCCCAAAAGACCTTAGAATTAATCAACAATGCTCAATTATTAGTGGGAATCCAAAAATTAACGGATCTTTTCCAAGATGCACAAGGGGAGAAAGTCCCCCTACCAAACTATCTGGATGATCTGGTAAGATTCTTAAAGAAAAATACTGAGAAAAAAGCCGTTATTTTGGCCTCCACGGATTCCAACTTATTTGGAATCTCAAAGTATCTGTTAAGGCGTTTCTCAAGAAAAGATCTAAAAATTATTCCACATCCTACCTCCATGGAACTGGCTTTTTCTGCCATCAAAGAACCCATGGAAGGGGCTGTGATTACCTCGGTTCATGATATTGAACCATCGGCCTTGGTAAAACTTGTACGGGAAGAGGAAAGGATCGGCTTTTTTACGGACCCCTCGTTTTCCCCTCATGATATTGTTCAACTCCTTGTGGCAGATGGGCAAAAAGATTACAAGGTGTTTTTATGTCAGGACGTAAATACCCGACGGCAAAGAATCCAGGAACTACCCCTTGAACCACTTGGGCGACGGCGTTTTTCCCCTCTTTGTATTTTAATTCTAATTAAAAAAGCCCCTTCCGAAGTGGTAGAGCCCATAACCCCGGCATGGTCTTTTGGCATTCCAGATGAGCGCATTGCCCATCGAGAGGGGATGATCATTCCCTCTGAAATTCGAGCAGTGATCTTATCGAAGATGCAGCTTCGATCTGAACATCTTTTATGGGAAATCGGAGGAGGGTCAGGGGCTTTTTCCGTGGAAGCCAGCCGACTGATTCCCCTTCGGGAAGTCTATGTGGTTGAAAGGGACCTTGTTCAAGCCCGACATCTTTACGAGAATATACACCGTTTTGATGCGGATATTATTACTGTGATCGAAGGGGAGGTTCCGGATGTTTTGAAAGATATCCCGGATCCCGATCGAGTCCTAATTGGTGCTTGGGAAAACTCCACTCCTCGTTTATTAAAGCCCATTTATGATCGCCTGAAACCCGGCGGTATAATGGTCATTCATACCTATTCCTTGGATATTTTAAGCGAAGCGAAACTTTTTTTGCTTGAAAATTCTTTTGATGAAGAAGATATCTCTATTATGGTCTCAAGAAAGGGAAGGGGAATGAATGATTTTCAAAATACCTTCCATCCCACTTTTCTTCTTGTTTCTAAAAAGGAACCCATAGAAAGTTGA
- a CDS encoding DNA gyrase inhibitor YacG — MLIQCPTCHHKVTWEENPYRPFCSQRCKVIDLGNWAEGSYFISGKTNGEDKQDKQEKGITKN, encoded by the coding sequence ATGTTGATTCAATGTCCCACATGTCATCATAAGGTCACGTGGGAAGAAAATCCGTACAGGCCCTTCTGTTCCCAGCGGTGTAAAGTGATCGATTTGGGCAATTGGGCTGAGGGAAGCTATTTTATTTCTGGAAAAACAAACGGAGAAGACAAACAGGATAAACAGGAGAAGGGCATCACAAAAAATTAA